The Bacillus sp. F19 DNA segment ATATCAGGGTCTTGTTGGCATTCAATAATTCTAGATACAATCGATTGATCATCTAAATCCCTTTTAGTAGGGTTACTCTGACGTTTTAGCCATTTGTAATAGCCACTCTTTGATACGCCTGCAATTATACATAAAATACTGATAGTAAATTGATTTTTAAGCTCATGAATGATTTTGTATTCTATTGATTTTTCTTTTCCTGCATCCTCCTCCTTTTCGCATCTAAGAGCTTTTTTAAATAGGCATTCTCTGCTTCTAATCGACTTATTTTTTCTGTATCGCTTTCATAGTCTTTTTTAGGTCTACCTTTAAGTGGGCTACAAGATGTTCCTCTCTTTTCCTCTAACCCCTGAATTCCTTCTCTTTTATAGTGAGCTATCCATCTTTGTATAGTTGTATATCCAATCCCTAACTCTTTGGAAATTGATCTAATACCCATATCTTTCTTTTGGTATAAATTAATCGCTTTTAGCTTAATTTCTTTTGTATAGGTTGTTCTAATTTTCCCCATGAAAAAATCCCCCCATAGAAGACAGTACAATCCTTTCTTTTTACTGTCTACTATAAGGGGATAATATCAGTTGGAAGATCCTTTTAGCTGTTTGTTCAATTAAAGCGCCCGATTGTTGAAGATCGTTCTGGAACATCCACGTTGCAAGGTTATTCAAGAAAAGCCCCCGATTG contains these protein-coding regions:
- a CDS encoding helix-turn-helix domain-containing protein; this encodes MGKIRTTYTKEIKLKAINLYQKKDMGIRSISKELGIGYTTIQRWIAHYKREGIQGLEEKRGTSCSPLKGRPKKDYESDTEKISRLEAENAYLKKLLDAKRRRMQEKKNQ